The Rhododendron vialii isolate Sample 1 chromosome 6a, ASM3025357v1 genome includes a window with the following:
- the LOC131329218 gene encoding anthocyanidin 3-O-glucosyltransferase 5-like, which translates to METPTPHAAILSSPGMGHQIPVLELAKRLITQHNIPVTILVVTTHTSPAESHLLHPPATTSPNLLRIVQLPPVDVSSLLDPAAAVVTHLCVMMRAAVPSVRSALLSLRPRPTSLIVDLFGSESLPVADEFRMAKYVYITSNAWFAALTCYCHVLDREVVGQYVDQTEMLRIPGCKPLRPEDVVDPMLDRNDQQYKEYVRMGVEYSSAHGMLLNTWEDQDCQSLNALRSIVDVPVYPIGPLTKAAEPEATNTELMEWLDQQPGESVLYVSFGSGGTLSGEQLTELAWGLEMSQQRFVWVVRPPIDGQADASFFSSGNGAINGTVDFLPDGFVDRTCNSGLIIPLWAPQMKILNHPSVGGFLSHCGWNSTLECLVNGVPMIAWPLYAEQRMNAAFLTEELGVAVRPEVLPTKEVVRREEIEEMVRSVMEFERGKGMRLRAKELKISGEKALSKGGSSYNSLCEVIKDSQLRPESRKF; encoded by the coding sequence atgGAAACCCCAACCCCCCATGCCGCCATCCTCTCCAGCCCCGGCATGGGCCACCAAATCCCCGTCCTAGAGCTAGCCAAACGCCTCATCACCCAACACAACATCCCCGTCACCATCCTCGTCGTCACCACCCACACCTCCCCGGCCGAATCCCACCTCCTCCACCCCCCGGCCACCACCTCTCCGAACCTCCTCCGCATCGTCCAACTCCCTCCCGTCGACGTCTCCTCCCTCCTCGACCCCGCCGCCGCCGTCGTCACCCATCTCTGCGTCATGATGCGCGCCGCCGTACCCTCCGTCCGCTCCGCTCTCCTCAGCTTACGCCCCCGCCCCACCTCCCTCATCGTCGACCTCTTCGGCTCCGAGTCGCTACCGGTCGCCGACGAGTTCCGCATGGCGAAGTACGTTTACATCACATCGAATGCATGGTTCGCTGCTCTCACCTGCTACTGCCACGTGTTGGACAGGGAGGTCGTCGGTCAGTACGTTGACCAGACGGAAATGCTCAGGATTCCCGGTTGCAAGCCGCTTCGACCGGAAGACGTGGTTGACCCGATGTTGGACCGGAACGACCAGCAGTACAAAGAGTACGTTCGCATGGGCGTAGAATACTCGTCTGCCCACGGGATGTTATTGAACACGTGGGAAGATCAGGATTGTCAATCGCTGAACGCGCTGCGTTCGATCGTTGATGTCCCGGTCTACCCTATCGGTCCGCTTACGAAGGCCGCTGAACCGGAAGCTACGAACACCGAGTTGATGGAGTGGCTCGATCAGCAACCCGGCGAGTCGGTGTTGTACGTGTCGTTCGGTAGCGGGGGAACGTTGTCGGGTGAGCAACTCACTGAGTTGGCTTGGGGCTTGGAGATGAGTCAGCAAAGGTTTGTTTGGGTGGTGCGCCCGCCCATCGACGGACAGGCGGACGCGTCATTTTTTAGTTCGGGCAACGGTGCCATTAACGGCACTGTAGACTTCTTGCCCGATGGGTTCGTAGACCGGACCTGCAATTCGGGGCTAATCATCCCCCTCTGGGCCCCACAGATGAAGATACTGAACCATCCATCTGTGGGAGGATTTTTGTCGCACTGTGGGTGGAACTCGACCTTGGAGTGTTTAGTCAATGGGGTGCCAATGATTGCGTGGCCGCTGTACGCCGAGCAAAGAATGAATGCTGCGTTCCTGACGGAGGAGCTGGGGGTGGCGGTGCGGCCGGAGGTGCTGCCGACGAAGGAGGTGGTGAGGAGGGAGGAGATAGAGGAGATGGTGAGGAGTGTGATGGAGTTTGAGAGGGGGAAAGGAATGAGGTTGAGAGCCAAGGAGCTGAAAATCAGTGGAGAGAAGGCCTTGAGCAAAGGTGGGTCCTCTTACAATTCATTGTGTGAGGTCATCAAAGACAGCCAGCTGAGACCGGAGTCGAGAAAATTCTAA